One genomic region from Desulfobulbaceae bacterium encodes:
- a CDS encoding RNA-binding S4 domain-containing protein, translated as MEKIAIRDGAIRLGQFLKLATVVSTGGEAKARIQAGEVKVNGAVELRRGAQLHSGDRVEIDGAIFQVG; from the coding sequence ATGGAAAAGATAGCAATAAGGGACGGGGCGATCCGTTTGGGACAATTCTTGAAACTTGCCACTGTCGTGTCAACTGGTGGCGAGGCCAAGGCTCGTATCCAGGCAGGTGAGGTCAAGGTGAATGGTGCGGTTGAACTTCGTCGAGGTGCTCAGCTGCACTCAGGGGACCGAGTTGAGATCGATGGGGCAATTTTTCAGGTAGGGTAA